The Imtechella halotolerans DNA window GTTTTTAAAATTGATACTGCAAATCTAGTAGTGGATTCATGCACTTAAAATCAAAAAACAAGGAACCAAGGAAAAAGAACTATGGACTAAGGAATAATGGCTTTAAATGATGAAGACTTAGTCCCAAATAAAAGGTCTATTTTGTCCCATAGCCCTTAAATAAGCTAAAAACTGGCCGGCATGCACAGACTCATGATATCCAATTCGAAGTATATAATCATATAAGATTCTTTTCTGACCAGTTCCAGGATGTATAATATTCAATTCTAAAAGTTCTTCCTCACTAAAATTTGAAATTGTTTGGAGTAAGTCCTCACGAAATGATTGGGTTAATTCCAGTTCTGTCATTAAATCGACAAAAGGAACGTTTTCTAGAGGTGCTTGATAGGCTGTCATATCTTCACCTTTTATAATTTTATTCCAACCATAATCAGCTGAAAGTACATGACGAATCATATTAGAAGCTTTAAAAGCCTTTGGGTCAGGTCTCCAATCATAGTTCTCTGGAAGGAGACCTTCCCATAAAAGTATACTTCGACGTCTAATTTCAGTTAAATTAAAAATCAGTAGTTCCTGTTTAGTCATTGAAAATTAATTTGCACCCTCAAACAAGGGGGATGATTACATTTGTTTTATTTATAAATACAACAAAATCAATTATTTAAAATATTGATTGTTTTTAAAGACATGGGATTTTTATAAAAATAATAAGAATTGTAATACAAACCATTAGAATAAATTGTGATACATTCAAATGATGTTCAATAATAACCTCCTAAATTTGTCAAAATTATAAGCCTACTTTCACCCTATTTTATACTAAAATGCAATTATTGAATAGTATTCTATTTATTATCTTTCTCATGCTCGCCATTATTCATTTCTATTGGGCTCTTGGTGGTAATTGGGGGATTTCATCAGTATTGCCGACAGATAAGCATGGTACAAAAAAGTTACATCCAAAAAAAACGGACAGTGCTATTGTGGGATGTGTCCTATTGATATTCTCACTGTTCTATGCTTTCAATATGGGAATTTCTGGGTATAAATTTCCATCAGTGCTCTTCAATTATTTTGGATGGATCATTCCCGGAATTTTTTTAGTAAGAGCAATTGGAGATTTTAATTATGTAGGATTTTTTAAAAAGGTAAAGTATACAGCATTTGGCAAAAAAGACACTTATTTCTTTTCCCCATTGTGCTTATTAATTGCTGCTATTGGTTTTATTATATATTTCAACTAGACCTCTTAGATGTTATCACTAACATCTTTAACTCTCCACCTATTTCTTTTTAGTACTTTAGAATAGTGAATCAAATAAATCATCAAATACATGAAAAATAGTAACTCTCATGATGAACGTATAGCTAAGATGACATTTGCTTCGGTATACCCACATTATGTAACTAAAATAGAAAAAAAGAACCGTACTAAGGAAGAATTACATCAGGTAATAGAGTGGTTGACTTCATTCAATGAAGAAACATTAAAAGAACTCATTAATAACAAAGTTACCTTTGAAGAATTCTTCCGAAGAGCCAATATTAATCAAAATGCTCATCTAATTACTGGAGTAATATGTGGTTATCGAGTAGAAGATATTAAAAATCAGCTTACACAGAAAGTACGATACTTGGATAAATTAGTAGATGAATTGGCAAAAGGAAGAAAACTTGACAAAATTCTAAGATCATCTGACTAATAAGTATCTAAAAAAAAAGCCTGAATTAACAGGCTTTAATAATTCTAATTTATTCTTTATTTGGTATGGCTTTCAACACCTCCTGAACAAAAGTCCAAAACTTTTGTACTGAACTAATGCTAGCTCTTTCATCTGGAGAATGAGCACCTTTAATAGTGGGACCAAAACTGATCATATCCATCTCAGGATAATTCTGACCTAATATTCCACACTCTAATCCTGCATGACAAGCCACTACCTTAGGCTCCTCATTAAATAACAACTCATATTGAGAGGTAAGAACTTTAAGGATTGGCGACCCTACATTAGGTGTCCATCCTGGATAACTCCCTGAAAATGTCACCTCGCAGCCACACAACTCAAATACTGCTCTTAACGCATTGGCTAAATCCATTTTAGCGCTTTCTACTGATGATCGCGTGAGACAACTAATATGAATAGTCCCATTTTTAATCAGAACTCTTGCAATATTATTGCTAGTCTCCACCAGATTCTCCATAGTTGTGCTCATGGCATATACTCCATTATGTGCGGCATATAGAGCCCTTGTTATACCTTCTTGCACTCCCAAACTCATCACCTGTTCAGGTAATGCCACAGCCTCAGCAGAAATATGCAAGGATGGCTCTGTGTGTTTTAACTCCTTTTTGATGGTCTGCGCTAATTGGTTAAACTCAAAAGCAAAAGCGTCGTGATGTACCTTGTCTACTACTACTATAGCAAAGCTCTCTCTAGGTATGGCATTTCGTAATCCACCACCATCGACCTCTGAAATACGTAATCCAAAACTCTCAAACCCATCAAAAAGTAATCGGTTCATAATTTTGTTTGCATTTCCCAATCCACGATGAATATCCATTCCACTATGCCCACCTTGTAAACCTTTTACCGTAATTCGATACGCTACTACTTCTTCCGGAATTTCCTCTTCCTCATAGGTTCTAATTGCTGTAATATCAATACCTCCTGCACATCCTATATCTATTTCGTCATCTTCTTCTGTATCTAAATTTAAAAGAATTTCACCTTCAAGTAACCCACCTTGAAGCCCCATAGCTCCCGTCATACCCGTTTCTTCATCAATTGTAAAAAGAGCCTCAATAGGGGGATGAGCAATATCTTTGCTTTCTAAAATGGCCATTATAGTAGCTACTCCTAAACCATTATCAGCCCCTAAGGTTGTTCCACGAGCACGTACCCAATCACCATCTACATACATTTCTATTCCTTGAGTAGCAAAATCAAAGGTTACATCTGCATTCTTTTGATGTACCATGTCCAAATGAGACTGCATTACCACCGTCTTTTTTTTCTCCATTCCTGAAGTAGCTGGTTTCTTAATTATCACATTTCCAACCTCATCCACTATGGTTTCTAACCCTAAATGTTTTCCGAATTCAACCATAAAAGCAATCACTTTAGCCTCTTTTTTAGAAGCCCTAGGCACAGCATTTAAATCGGCGAACTTATTCCACAAAGCCTGAGGAGACAATTGTCGTATATCTGTATTCATAATTTTGGTATTATTTAAAGTACAAATATACCCTTTTTTAAAGGATACTTTTTCTAATGGAAGGTAGTTGAATCCCATGTTTTTTATCGATAAAAAATGACACTTTATCGAAGTTACCCAAAAATCTAATTTCTTACCTTTATATTCGTAATGCATGTCCGAACCCTATAATTGAGATATTCATTACGTCTCATAGCTATCCGTGAATGCCTATTTATATGACTCGAAAAATCAAGAGAATTAAGACATTTATTGCCTTGTCTATTATTCCACAAATATTTCTTGTTAAGCTACTCGGCTCAAATCCTCATTTAATAGAAACCTATTATAGTAATGGCTTCTATCCAAAGTTATCAATGCTTTATAGATATATTTTTGGATGGATTCCTTTCTCTATTGGTGACATTTTTTATACCCTGTTGGGAATTTTAATTGTTCGATTTTTACTTATTCGAGGTAAATGGTTTTTTGAGCATACCAGGGCATTTTTCAGAGAATTGTTTGTAGTTGTTTCTATTGCCTATTTTGTATTCCATCTATTTTGGGGAATGAATTACTATAGACAACCCATATCAAAAAGCATGGGGCTTTCTGAAGACTATACCAGTCAGCAACTTTATGATTTCACTGAACGTATCGTTGCAAAATCTAATGAGATTCATTTAAAAATCACCCAAAATGATTCCATGAAAGTGGTCATGCCCTATAGTAAAGAAGAAACCTTTACAATGACTCAGAATGGATTTGATAATCTTGCAAGACAGTACCCTCAATTTACCTATTATCCACAGAGTGTAAAGAAGTCATTATACAGTAAAATGCTTACATACATGGGGTACAGTGGATACCTTAATCCCTTCACTCATGAGGCTCAGGTTAACGGACTTATTCACAACTATAAATTCCCAACCACCACTTGCCATGAAATTGCCCATCAATTAGGTTATTCAGCTGAAAATGAAGCAAACTTTGTAGGTTACCTTGCGGCAGTTCATAATGAAGATATTTATTTCAAATATTCAGCCTATATATTTGTTATGCGTTATTGTTTAGGAGAGATTCGTAGAAGAGACCCTGACAAATTCGTTGAGTTTAACACTAAGATTAACCCAGGAATTATTAAAAACTACATTGAAGTATCCAACTTCTGGAAAAAATACGAAAATGTGGCAGAACCTGCGTTTAAAAGTACCTATAACACCTTTTTAAAGGCAAATAGTCAAAAGGAAGGCATGAAAAGCTACAATTATGTAGTCGCTCTTCTGGTTAATTATTACAAAGATCGTCCGTTATAAACGTTAAAATAATCTAAACAAATAAGTATTTCAAACTGGGTTGATTACCTTTAGACTGCTAATTTATTAAATAATCAACCCAATATGAAACACATGCTGACGGCCGTCATGCTGTTTCTGTGTACCCTTTCCGTAGGAGCACAGGATTATTTCCCTAAAAATGACGGCGTAAAAACCACCAACACAAACTACACGGCATTTACTAATGCTAGAATTCAAGTAACTCCTAATCAAGTTATTGAAAACGGAACACTTCTTATCCAAAATGGAAAAGTTGTAGCTACCGGCACATCGGTTTCTATACCACAAAATACTGTGGTGATCGACCTTAAAGGAAAGTACATTTATCCTTCATTTATTGATATGTATTCTGAATTTGGAGTAGAAAAACCAAAACGCCCAATGGGTGGAGGACGTTCTGCCCAGTATGATGCTACACGTGAAGGATTTTATTGGAATGATCATGTAATGCCTGAGAAAAATGCTATGGACGCATTTAGCTTTGATAGTAAAAAAGCTAAAGAACTAATTGATGCGGGATTTGGAGTAGTAAACACTCATATATCAGATGGTATTTTGCGAGGAACAGGAGTATTAGTTGCACTTAATACTCAAGCTGATAACAATTACCGTATTTTAAATCAACAGTCATCTCAATTTCTTTCATTTAGTAAGAGTGTTACCTCCACTCAAAGCTATCCAACCTCTTTAATGGGTGCAATGGCATTATTGCGTCAAATGTATCACGATGCTAAATGGTATGAAGCAGGTAATAGTAATACTAAAGACCTTTCCTTAGAGGCATTAAATAAAAACAAACAACTACCTCAAATTTTTGATGCTGGAGATAAATTTAACGGTCTTCGTGCGGCTAAAATCGGAAATGAGTTTGGAATAAACTATATAATTAAAGGAAGTGGAAATGAATATCAAGCTATTCAAGATATTGCGGCTACTAAAGCTACCTATATCATTCCTCTAGATTTTCCCGATGCTTATGATGTCACCGATCCATACCAAGCAAACAAAGTTTCTTTAGGTGACATGCGTCATTGGAATCAGGCTCCTGCCAATGCCAGTGTTTTAGCTCAAAACGGGGTTAACTTTGCCCTTACTACTGCGAATCTTCGTAAAGCATCAGATTTCAATGCGAACTTGCTTAAAGCGATTTCATACGGTTTGAATAAAACTAAGGCCTTAGAAGCACTGACTACCATTCCTGCTCAATTGCTTGGAAAAAGTAATGAAATAGGAACCCTGAAAAATGGAGCATTAGCAAACTTCCTTATCACATCTGGTGACGTTTTTGAAAATAGCACTACCCTTTACGAAAACTGGGTACAAGGTAATAAGCACATTGTTAATGATATGAATGTAAAAGATATTCGTGGTGAGTATACTTTACGTATTGCCGGAAACCAGTATTCTTTAAGCATAAAAGGAAGTGCTGGAAAACCAGTTGCAGAACTAATGAAAGATTCTACAAAAATTGCTTCTAAATTTAGCTATAGTAATGATTGGGTACAACTTTTCTATACTCCAGAAGGAGATGGTAAAACCGAGTTCGTGCGATTAACAGCACCTGTAACTGACACGGATAATCTTAATGGGACAGGAACCCTTACCAATGGGAATAGTGTACAATGGTCAGCAGTAAAAACAGCGCCATTCAATGAGCGTAAAAAAAGTGAGAAAACAACAGAGATTGTTTCAACAATACCAGTTACTTTTCCTAATAAAGCTTTTGGTTTTTCAGAAAAGCCTCAACAGCAAACCCTATTATTTAAAAATGCTACCGTATGGACTAACGAAGCAGAGGGCATAATGAAAAACACGGATGTATTAATTCGTAATGGAAAAATTGCTCAAATTGGTCAGAATTTAAATGTCAGTGGAGCCACTGTAATTGATGCCACAGGAAAACACCTTACAAACGGAATTATAGATGAACACTCACATATAGCTACAGCTGCAGTAAACGAATCAGGACACAACTCTTCTGCAGAAGTTACCATCGAAGATGTAGTAAACCCTGATGATATAAATATTTACAGAAATCTTTCTGGTGGTGTTACCACTATTCAAATATTACATGGATCAGCGAATCCAATTGGAGGTCGTTCCGCAATTATCAAACTTAAATGGGGTGAAAATGCGGATGGTCTTATCATTAGCAATACTCCGAAATTCATCAAGTTCGCATTAGGTGAAAACGTAAAGCAATCAAATTGGTCTGGTGGACGCTTCCCACAATCGCGTATGGGAGTAGAACAAGTTTTTGTTGATTACTTTCAACGAGGCAAAGAATATGGTGAAACATGGAAGAAATACAAAGCGCTTTCTTCTAAAGAAAAAGCACGCACACCTATGCCAAGATACGACCTAGAGCTCGAGACTCTTTGGGAAATATTAAATGAAGACCGATTTATCTCGTGCCATTCATACGTTCAAAGTGAAATCAACATGCTTATGAAAGTAGCTGAGAAGTTCGACTTCAAGGTGAATACCTTTACCCATATTCTTGAAGGATATAAAGTTGCCGATAAAATGGCTACTCATGGTGTAGGTGGTTCTACTTTTGCAGATTGGTGGGCATATAAATATGAGGTGATTGATGCCATTCCACATAATGCAGCAATAATGCATGATGCAGGAGTAACTGTAGCTATCAATTCAGATGATGCTGAAATGTCTCGTCGTTTAAATCAAGAAGCGGCAAAAACTGTAAAATATGGTGGTGTTAGTGAAGAAGAAGCATGGAAATTTGTTACTCTAAATCCTGCTAAATTATTACACTTAGATGATCGTTTGGGAAGTATTAAACCAGGGAAAGATGCTGATTTGGTTTTATGGAGTGACCACCCACTTTCTATATATGCTATTGCAGAAAAAACCTTAATAGAAGGAGTTGTATATTATGATTACACCACTATGCAACAAATGCAAAAAAGCAATGACAAAGAGCGTAACATGTTAATAAACAGCATGATTGAAGCTAAAAACAAAGGAATGAAAACGCAGGCTCCAAAAATTAAAGAGCAAGAACTGCTTCACTGCGATTCACTTTAATTAAAATCAAAAAAGACATGAATATAAAACATTATATAGCAACTGCTTTTCTTTCATTAAGTATCGCAGCTCATGCACAACAAACGCCTGCAGGACCACAAAAAGAATCGGTGCTTATTATGAACGCTACCGCTCATATTGGTAACGGAAAGGTCATTGAAAATAGCCTTATTGGATTTAAGGATGGAAAACTTACATTGGTGGCAGATGCAACCACTACAAGAATTGATCCTTCATCCTATGATCAAGTAATTTCTGCAGATGGAAAACATGTATACCCTGGATTTATAGCCGTCAATTCTTCACTCGGTCTTGCTGAAATAGACGCTGTAAAAGCGACGGTTGATGATGCTGAAATTGGAGGTATAATCCCCCATATTCGAAGTATCATAGCCTACAATGCAGAATCTAAAGTAGTAGAAAGTATGCGTCCAAATGGTGTTCTTTTAGCTCAGGTTGCTCCTCGTGGTGGTCGTATTTCCGGAACTTCTTCAGTGGTACAACTTGATGCATGGAATTGGGAAGATGCTGCTATTAAAGCAGACGACGCAATTCATATGACATGGCCTAATGGCTTCACTCGTGGACGCTGGTGGTTAGGAGAAGATGCAGGATTAAAGCCTAATCCTGAATATAGTAAGCAAATTGATGAAGTGAAAAGCTTCATTACCCAAGCAAAAGCTTATCTAAACGGTAAGCAAACTCCTCGTCATTTACCTTTTGAGTCCATGAAAGGACTTTTTGATGGCAGCAAAAAAC harbors:
- a CDS encoding DinB family protein codes for the protein MTKQELLIFNLTEIRRRSILLWEGLLPENYDWRPDPKAFKASNMIRHVLSADYGWNKIIKGEDMTAYQAPLENVPFVDLMTELELTQSFREDLLQTISNFSEEELLELNIIHPGTGQKRILYDYILRIGYHESVHAGQFLAYLRAMGQNRPFIWD
- a CDS encoding DUF3995 domain-containing protein, with translation MLAIIHFYWALGGNWGISSVLPTDKHGTKKLHPKKTDSAIVGCVLLIFSLFYAFNMGISGYKFPSVLFNYFGWIIPGIFLVRAIGDFNYVGFFKKVKYTAFGKKDTYFFSPLCLLIAAIGFIIYFN
- a CDS encoding DUF2200 domain-containing protein — translated: MKNSNSHDERIAKMTFASVYPHYVTKIEKKNRTKEELHQVIEWLTSFNEETLKELINNKVTFEEFFRRANINQNAHLITGVICGYRVEDIKNQLTQKVRYLDKLVDELAKGRKLDKILRSSD
- a CDS encoding aminoacyl-histidine dipeptidase, with protein sequence MNTDIRQLSPQALWNKFADLNAVPRASKKEAKVIAFMVEFGKHLGLETIVDEVGNVIIKKPATSGMEKKKTVVMQSHLDMVHQKNADVTFDFATQGIEMYVDGDWVRARGTTLGADNGLGVATIMAILESKDIAHPPIEALFTIDEETGMTGAMGLQGGLLEGEILLNLDTEEDDEIDIGCAGGIDITAIRTYEEEEIPEEVVAYRITVKGLQGGHSGMDIHRGLGNANKIMNRLLFDGFESFGLRISEVDGGGLRNAIPRESFAIVVVDKVHHDAFAFEFNQLAQTIKKELKHTEPSLHISAEAVALPEQVMSLGVQEGITRALYAAHNGVYAMSTTMENLVETSNNIARVLIKNGTIHISCLTRSSVESAKMDLANALRAVFELCGCEVTFSGSYPGWTPNVGSPILKVLTSQYELLFNEEPKVVACHAGLECGILGQNYPEMDMISFGPTIKGAHSPDERASISSVQKFWTFVQEVLKAIPNKE
- a CDS encoding DUF3810 domain-containing protein, encoding MTRKIKRIKTFIALSIIPQIFLVKLLGSNPHLIETYYSNGFYPKLSMLYRYIFGWIPFSIGDIFYTLLGILIVRFLLIRGKWFFEHTRAFFRELFVVVSIAYFVFHLFWGMNYYRQPISKSMGLSEDYTSQQLYDFTERIVAKSNEIHLKITQNDSMKVVMPYSKEETFTMTQNGFDNLARQYPQFTYYPQSVKKSLYSKMLTYMGYSGYLNPFTHEAQVNGLIHNYKFPTTTCHEIAHQLGYSAENEANFVGYLAAVHNEDIYFKYSAYIFVMRYCLGEIRRRDPDKFVEFNTKINPGIIKNYIEVSNFWKKYENVAEPAFKSTYNTFLKANSQKEGMKSYNYVVALLVNYYKDRPL
- a CDS encoding amidohydrolase family protein; amino-acid sequence: MKHMLTAVMLFLCTLSVGAQDYFPKNDGVKTTNTNYTAFTNARIQVTPNQVIENGTLLIQNGKVVATGTSVSIPQNTVVIDLKGKYIYPSFIDMYSEFGVEKPKRPMGGGRSAQYDATREGFYWNDHVMPEKNAMDAFSFDSKKAKELIDAGFGVVNTHISDGILRGTGVLVALNTQADNNYRILNQQSSQFLSFSKSVTSTQSYPTSLMGAMALLRQMYHDAKWYEAGNSNTKDLSLEALNKNKQLPQIFDAGDKFNGLRAAKIGNEFGINYIIKGSGNEYQAIQDIAATKATYIIPLDFPDAYDVTDPYQANKVSLGDMRHWNQAPANASVLAQNGVNFALTTANLRKASDFNANLLKAISYGLNKTKALEALTTIPAQLLGKSNEIGTLKNGALANFLITSGDVFENSTTLYENWVQGNKHIVNDMNVKDIRGEYTLRIAGNQYSLSIKGSAGKPVAELMKDSTKIASKFSYSNDWVQLFYTPEGDGKTEFVRLTAPVTDTDNLNGTGTLTNGNSVQWSAVKTAPFNERKKSEKTTEIVSTIPVTFPNKAFGFSEKPQQQTLLFKNATVWTNEAEGIMKNTDVLIRNGKIAQIGQNLNVSGATVIDATGKHLTNGIIDEHSHIATAAVNESGHNSSAEVTIEDVVNPDDINIYRNLSGGVTTIQILHGSANPIGGRSAIIKLKWGENADGLIISNTPKFIKFALGENVKQSNWSGGRFPQSRMGVEQVFVDYFQRGKEYGETWKKYKALSSKEKARTPMPRYDLELETLWEILNEDRFISCHSYVQSEINMLMKVAEKFDFKVNTFTHILEGYKVADKMATHGVGGSTFADWWAYKYEVIDAIPHNAAIMHDAGVTVAINSDDAEMSRRLNQEAAKTVKYGGVSEEEAWKFVTLNPAKLLHLDDRLGSIKPGKDADLVLWSDHPLSIYAIAEKTLIEGVVYYDYTTMQQMQKSNDKERNMLINSMIEAKNKGMKTQAPKIKEQELLHCDSL
- a CDS encoding amidohydrolase family protein, with amino-acid sequence MNIKHYIATAFLSLSIAAHAQQTPAGPQKESVLIMNATAHIGNGKVIENSLIGFKDGKLTLVADATTTRIDPSSYDQVISADGKHVYPGFIAVNSSLGLAEIDAVKATVDDAEIGGIIPHIRSIIAYNAESKVVESMRPNGVLLAQVAPRGGRISGTSSVVQLDAWNWEDAAIKADDAIHMTWPNGFTRGRWWLGEDAGLKPNPEYSKQIDEVKSFITQAKAYLNGKQTPRHLPFESMKGLFDGSKKLFVNVDGEKEMTDVILFAKSVGIPQLIIIGGDEADRIIPLLKQHNVAVVVSRPHRLPSTEDSDVKHPFRLASILANEGVLTGIDPSGDMERMSTRNLPFYAGTVAAYGLNKEAAVQLITLNAAKILGIEDFAGTLEAGKDATLFIANGDALDMRTNILTKAYIQGRDISLDSHQTNLYERYNTKINGKK